Proteins encoded together in one Leishmania donovani BPK282A1 complete genome, chromosome 33 window:
- a CDS encoding sterol C-24 reductase, putative, which translates to MPTSKKSASRAASRSRSRSRKASRARSRTPSRARVLTPEEAYYAPVERKFTPEKDVWRGNWEFNGPLGVLGIMIVSHVIIYYFYVCIELFQGTIIYPGHPMLKGEKMQKVFFSFLAEHACPTAQTFCIFLGFLLLEYLLALVLPALYVKGLPLPSENGYRLTYKCNAVTAWYCLLIIVGLLHYYGVYPINELRRNYGHFLTVATIVADIIAVWVYIAGYKRRIRMTGNFIYDFFMGSGLNFRLPGNIDVKLFAECRNSWVLLMMLTLSCAAEQYNELGYLTGNMVFMISAHLLYVNAVEKGEECIITTWDIYYEKFGWMLAYWNTCGVPFLYCMQSMYIQTVLKKKEHPRWVLVLMACILLLAYYLWDAINSQKNHFRMRRSGVPMEIIRNNAFPQVPWCYIENPRTLKSATGELFVDGFYRYGRKLHYTVDLVMAFLWGSACGFESFIPFFYFFFFLGHLMDRERRDDHRCRAKYGKMWDEYVKLVPYKFIPYIY; encoded by the coding sequence ATGCCAACAAGTAAGAAGTccgccagccgcgctgcctctcgcagccgctctcgctcgcgTAAGGCcagccgcgcgcgctccAGAACTCCCAGTCGCGCCAGGGTCCTCACGCCTGAGGAAGCGTACTACGCCCCAGTGGAGCGCAAGTTCACCCCAGAGAAGGATGTGTGGCGTGGCAATTGGGAGTTCAACGGCCCCCTCGGTGTTTTGGGCATAATGATCGTGTCGCATGTGATCATATACTACTTCTACGTGTGCATCGAGTTGTTTCAGGGAACGATCATCTACCCCGGCCATCCCATGTTGAAGGGCGAGAAGATGCAGAAAGTgttcttctccttcctcgctGAGCACGCCTGCCCGACGGCGCAGACGTTCTGCATATTCCTTGGcttcctgctgctggagtACTTACTGGCCCTGGTGCTGCCCGCATTGTACGTTAAGGGGCTGCCGCTCCCCTCCGAGAACGGGTATCGGCTGACCTACAAGTGCAACGCTGTCACCGCATGGTACTGCTTGCTTATCATCGTCGGCCTTCTCCACTACTACGGGGTGTACCCGATAAatgagctgcgccgcaacTACGGTCACTTCCTCACCGTAGCCACCATCGTCGCGGACATCATCGCCGTGTGGGTCTACATCGCTGGCTACAagcgccgcatccgcatGACGGGCAACTTCATCTACGACTTCTTCATGGGCAGCGGCCTCAACTTCCGCCTTCCGGGCAACATCGACGTGAAGCTTTTTGCCGAGTGCCGAAACTCGTGGGTGCTGCTCATGATGCTCACTctcagctgcgcggcggagcAGTACAACGAGCTGGGTTACCTCACCGGCAACATGGTCTTCATGATCAGCGCCCACCTACTCTATGTCAACGCTGTTGAGAAGGGCGAGGAGTGCATCATCACGACGTGGGACATCTACTACGAAAAGTTTGGCTGGATGCTGGCGTACTGGAACACGTGCGGCGTGCCGTTCCTCTACTGCATGCAGTCCATGTACATTCAGACGGTACTCAAGAAGAAGGAGCATCCGCGGTGGGTACTGGTGCTGATGGCGTGCATCCTGCTCCTGGCATACTACTTATGGGACGCGATCAACTCGCAGAAGAACCACTTCcgcatgcgccgcagcggcgtgccgATGGAGATCATCCGGAACAACGCCTTCCCGCAGGTGCCGTGGTGCTACATCGAGAATCCCCGAACGCTCAAGAGCGCCACTGGCGAGCTCTTCGTGGACGGCTTCTACCGCTACGGCCGCAAGCTACACTACACCGTGGATCTGGTGATGGCGTTCCTGTggggcagcgcgtgcggctTCGAATCCTTTATCCCCTTCTTCtactttttcttctttctcgGTCACCTAATGGACcgcgagcgccgcgacgACCACCGCTGTAGGGCCAAGTACGGCAAGATGTGGGACGAGTATGTGAAGCTGGTACCCTACAAGTTCATTCCGTACATCTACTAG
- a CDS encoding 60S ribosomal protein L6, putative, with the protein MAATKSAASAAKRKAAKKVSRKSPEYTTLRKSCAPGVIAIILAGRFRGRRA; encoded by the coding sequence ATGGCCGCCACCAAATCCGCTGCGTCTGCcgcgaagaggaaggcggcgaagaaggTGTCGCGCAAGAGCCCGGAGTACACGACTCTGCGCAAGAGCTGTGCTCCCGGCGTCATCGCGATCATCCTCGCCGGCCGCTTCCGCGGTCGCCGCGCC